From the genome of Pelmatolapia mariae isolate MD_Pm_ZW linkage group LG12, Pm_UMD_F_2, whole genome shotgun sequence, one region includes:
- the pdlim2 gene encoding PDZ and LIM domain protein 2: MALTVNLIGPSPWGFRIHGGRDFKKAITVSKVNEGGKAEQAALQAGDIILEINGENTADMLNAEAQTKIKNSKTSLQLVVERPETPGLGQTNGTPEQLIGRFKETVKLNQDENQNYREYTISSPVSRSPGPYSTDRPASPDTRMEMVTPTINKSFQLRSRSPEERNTRLSGLVSQDFSPSDYRNNSVSNTTPPGRFSPQSPTERDVPVSPHRSSPSSDFAMQRFDTDSEVYKMIQENRESRNPPRQSNTFKMLQEVLEADEKEAALRFPGNLSPNAPKATTSVGGTSKYHTCERCGTKIVSQAVRINDDRFRHPECYTCTDCGLNLSMRGHFWIGDVMYCEKHAKERYQGPGSSPQATVSPHH, translated from the exons ATGGCACTAACAGTGAACCTGATTGGCCCTTCACCATGGGGCTTCAGAATACATGGAGGACGAGATTTCAAGAAGGCCATAACTGTATCAAAG GTCAATGAGGGCGGCAAGGCAGAGCAGGCAGCCCTGCAAGCCGGTGACATTATTTTGGAGATCAATGGAGAAAACACAGCTGATATGCTGAATGCAGAGGCCCAGACCAAAATCAAGAACTCCAAGACCTCTCTGCAGCTGGTGGTGGAGAG ACCTGAAACTCCCGGCCTTGGACAAACCAACGGCACTCCTGAACAGCTCATTGGACGTTTCAAG GAAACAGTAAAACTGAATCAAGATGAGAATCAAAACTATAGAGAGTACACCATCTCCAGCCCTGTATCACGATCTCCAGGACCGTACTCAACAGATCGTCCTGCCAGCCCCGATACAAGGATGGAGATGGTGACACCAACCATCAACAAGAG TTTTCAGCTGCGCTCAAGGTCACCAGAGGAGAGAAATACGAGACTGTCAGGACTCGTGTCACAG GACTTCTCGCCTTCAGACTACAGAAATAACTCTGTGTCCAACACAACTCCACCAGGACGCTTCTCACCCCAAAGTCCCACTGAGCGTGACGTACCAGTGTCGCCTCATCGCAG CAGTCCCAGTTCTGACTTTGCCATGCAGAGGTTCGACACAGACTCAGAGGTGTACAAGATGATCCAGGAGAACAGGGAGTCCCGCAATCCACCTCGTCAGTCCAACACCTTTAAAATGCTGCAAGAGGTCCTGGAGGCTGACGAAAAAG aGGCAGCTCTGAGGTTTCCAGGAAATCTTTCACCAAATGCCCCCAAAGCAACCACATCAGTGGGAGGAACCAGCAAATACCACACCTGCGAGAGGTGTGGTACCAAAATTGT CTCACAGGCCGTGCGCATCAACGACGATCGATTCCGCCACCCCGAGTGCTACACATGCACAGATTGCGGTCTTAACCTGAGTATGCGAGGTCACTTTTGGATTGGAGATGTGATGTACTGTGAGAAGCATGCCAAAGAAAGGTACCAGGGCCCGGGCAGCTCCCCCCAAGCCACCGTGTCCCCTCACCACTGA